Genomic window (Rhizobium brockwellii):
GGCGGCTGGCTTGCCGATATCGGCGGTTTTCTCAAGGACCCCTCTCTGACCGACCCGTCTCTGGTTGAAAGCGACTTCGCCGAAGCTGGCCTGACTTTTGCCAAAGACCCGGGCGGCGTTCTGCGTTCGCTTCCATTCTCGGTCGACTACTGGATCATCTATTGGAACAAGGCGCTGTTCGAGAAGAAGGGGCTGGCCTATCCGACGACGTTCGAAGAACTCGCCAGTGCTGCGGAGGCGCTCACCGATCCTTCCACCAACACCTACGGCTTCGTCGCCCGCGGCCTGAAGAACGCCAATACGCCGGTCTGGACGTCGCTGCTGCTTGGCTATGGTTCAAGCCCGCTCGGCCCGGATGGCAAGCTGCGCACGACATCGCAAGAAGCGATCGATGCGGCAAAGCTTTACCAAAGACTGATGACCAAGACCGCTCCTCCCGGCGTCTCGGGCTTCAACTGGGCCGAGGCACAATCTGCCTTCCTGCAGGGCAAGATCGGCATGTGGCTGGATGGCGTCGGTTTTGCGCCGCCGATCGAGAATCCGGAAAAGTCGCGCGTCGTCGGCCAGGTCGGTTACGGCATCATGCCGAAAGGCCCGAAGGCACAGGCCGCAGGTACCTTCGGCGACGGGCTTGGCGTCGTCGCGGCAAGCCAGAAGAAAGAAGCCGGGTACCTCTTCTGCCAATGGGCTATTTCGCATGAAATGGGCGCACGTCTGCTGCAGGCCGGCGCCGGCGTTCCTTTCCGCCAGTCCGTCCTCGAGGATGCGAAGGTACGCGAAGGCGTCAAGATGCCGGGCGCCTGGCTGGATGCCGTCGTCGGTTCCGGCAAGATCTCGCAGCTCGCGCTGCCGGTCATCATTCCGGTTACCGAGTTCCGCGACGTCTATGGTGTCGGTCTCACCAACATGATCGGCGGCGCCGACCCCGAAACCGAGCTGAAGGCAGCGACGGCACAGTTCGAACCCGTCCTGGCGAAAAGCGAGGGATAATGGCCTCGACAAGCATCGAAACGGCCGCAGTGGCCAAGACGTCGAAAGGAAGGAGCAAACCGGATCGGTTTGCTCCCAACTACTGGCCTTTCGTCATCCCGGCGCTCATCGTCATTGCGGC
Coding sequences:
- a CDS encoding ABC transporter substrate-binding protein codes for the protein MSSFSNPTRRGFLAGTAAFGASSMLGVRLASAAVDWKRFAGTTLEVNLVKSPRSEILLKYLSEFEELTGIKVNAEATPEQQQRQKTTIELSSGKPSFDVVHMSYHVQKRQFEKGGWLADIGGFLKDPSLTDPSLVESDFAEAGLTFAKDPGGVLRSLPFSVDYWIIYWNKALFEKKGLAYPTTFEELASAAEALTDPSTNTYGFVARGLKNANTPVWTSLLLGYGSSPLGPDGKLRTTSQEAIDAAKLYQRLMTKTAPPGVSGFNWAEAQSAFLQGKIGMWLDGVGFAPPIENPEKSRVVGQVGYGIMPKGPKAQAAGTFGDGLGVVAASQKKEAGYLFCQWAISHEMGARLLQAGAGVPFRQSVLEDAKVREGVKMPGAWLDAVVGSGKISQLALPVIIPVTEFRDVYGVGLTNMIGGADPETELKAATAQFEPVLAKSEG